One genomic region from Halomicrobium zhouii encodes:
- a CDS encoding helix-turn-helix domain-containing protein, with amino-acid sequence MALVAEFDIDCDALPLVTVAAAVPAATIVLDLQFNHGDRPLFLATVTDGSDTAIETALTEAPDVREWAQIGQAGTTRRYQLVPALSFEEQLGDHVDDLRGLEALATAEAYIERIEVTVDGWRQTGWFATRETFAEFSTFWRENAGFRLHRLSRVGEPESSGEGLTDCQQEALRTAYERGYFEIPRQASLEDVAAELGISASSVSERLRRAQTQLIQETVATTWPPLPERGRVPPARPNGRD; translated from the coding sequence AGCGGCGACGATCGTCCTCGACCTGCAGTTCAACCACGGCGACCGGCCCCTGTTTCTGGCTACCGTCACGGACGGCTCCGACACTGCCATCGAAACGGCACTCACCGAGGCACCGGACGTGCGAGAGTGGGCCCAGATCGGCCAGGCCGGGACCACGCGTCGCTATCAGCTAGTCCCCGCGCTCAGCTTCGAGGAGCAGCTCGGTGACCACGTCGACGACTTGCGAGGGCTCGAAGCACTCGCCACGGCCGAGGCCTACATCGAGCGAATCGAGGTGACCGTGGACGGGTGGCGACAGACCGGCTGGTTCGCGACCCGGGAGACGTTCGCCGAGTTTTCGACCTTCTGGCGCGAGAACGCGGGGTTCCGACTCCACCGTCTCAGCCGGGTTGGTGAGCCGGAATCGTCTGGTGAGGGGCTAACGGACTGCCAGCAAGAAGCACTCCGAACCGCGTACGAACGGGGCTACTTCGAGATTCCACGTCAGGCCTCGCTCGAAGACGTCGCCGCGGAACTGGGCATCTCTGCCTCCTCGGTGTCTGAACGACTACGACGAGCGCAGACGCAACTCATCCAGGAGACGGTCGCGACGACGTGGCCACCGCTTCCGGAGAGGGGCCGCGTCCCTCCGGCTCGTCCGAATGGACGCGATTGA
- a CDS encoding DUF429 domain-containing protein — protein sequence MADETWTQIGVDRDGGNWIAVGFSPDDDIGAAVFDSIDELWAEHGDDADRIVVDVPIGLCDPDDASSPCCKESDEELSRRCDDLARGVIGGRHSSVFTAPCREVARKADDGASYEEVNETNKDQTGKGLTQQAANIADCIMEVDELLQGEGDQDILVEGHPEVCFRAFADEDLAHSKKTASGVDERLRLLESTTEYGDSSWRDLTRELTTEGYSVGLDDLLDALVLAVTAVASEDEFQTLPEGPPEDTTGLPMQMVYRRAEPFDVE from the coding sequence ATGGCAGACGAGACCTGGACGCAGATCGGCGTCGACAGAGATGGGGGCAACTGGATCGCCGTTGGGTTTTCACCAGATGACGATATCGGAGCGGCCGTCTTCGACTCGATCGACGAGCTGTGGGCAGAACATGGCGACGACGCCGACAGAATCGTCGTCGACGTCCCGATCGGTCTCTGTGATCCAGACGATGCATCGTCTCCGTGCTGTAAGGAATCGGACGAAGAGTTATCGAGGCGATGTGACGACCTTGCGCGCGGCGTCATCGGGGGCCGTCACTCCTCCGTGTTCACAGCACCGTGTCGAGAGGTAGCACGCAAAGCCGACGACGGAGCATCGTACGAGGAAGTGAACGAAACGAACAAAGACCAGACGGGAAAGGGACTCACACAACAGGCCGCGAACATCGCAGACTGCATTATGGAAGTCGACGAGCTGCTTCAGGGAGAGGGCGACCAGGATATCCTCGTCGAAGGGCATCCGGAAGTGTGCTTTCGCGCCTTCGCTGACGAGGACCTCGCACACAGCAAGAAGACGGCCTCAGGAGTCGACGAACGGCTACGGTTACTCGAATCGACGACAGAGTACGGAGACTCCTCGTGGCGCGACCTGACCCGTGAACTGACTACAGAAGGATACAGTGTCGGGCTGGACGACTTGCTCGACGCCCTGGTCCTTGCAGTGACGGCTGTGGCTTCGGAAGACGAGTTCCAGACGTTACCCGAGGGCCCGCCAGAGGATACGACGGGACTCCCGATGCAGATGGTGTACCGGCGAGCAGAACCGTTCGACGTCGAGTAG
- a CDS encoding outer membrane protein assembly factor BamB family protein encodes MTRSSKSRVTRRQLLRTAGATATLSIAGCVSQPGDEPEAPGPTTTASETASTGTPEQASETSARVSGGQTPWRQFGRNARNTGYAPETTGPRTDPAIAWQFDAQTPTMNTSPVVDDGTVYVAGSGDPGYVYAVDVRSGESTWRFEPAGYVSSSLALADDVLFFGTWGKRFYAVDAPTGEELWSTEVGHRFGSSSPVVVGGTVYVGTIGDGPLVVSGDEDEEQYEACALLALDAATGDERWRYDDFGEKDNVDSSPAVANGRVYFGGDDGVYALDTDDGSVVWERQVAVHSDSSPAIADGLVYYGGPSNGDDGPPATLWALDATTGETEWTAGIDDDSLRASPAVADGTVYVPASSMRLCLDSGGDDGDCEGETLGRLYAVDATTGDHQWRAPIKTDTRSSPAVTDDTVYVGCRNGVSAVTTDGEPAWRIDFESEDENAPYVDSSPAVSDDVVCIGASDGTLRAITSS; translated from the coding sequence ATGACACGGTCCTCGAAATCGAGGGTGACGCGCCGGCAGCTCCTCCGTACCGCCGGCGCCACGGCCACGCTCTCCATCGCAGGCTGCGTTTCACAACCAGGCGACGAGCCGGAAGCGCCAGGACCAACGACGACTGCATCCGAGACGGCGTCGACGGGGACGCCTGAGCAGGCGTCGGAAACGTCGGCCAGGGTGAGCGGCGGCCAGACGCCGTGGCGCCAGTTCGGCCGAAACGCCCGGAATACGGGCTACGCGCCGGAGACGACCGGTCCGAGAACCGACCCGGCAATCGCGTGGCAGTTCGACGCCCAGACGCCCACCATGAACACCTCGCCCGTCGTCGACGACGGAACGGTGTACGTCGCCGGGAGTGGCGATCCGGGGTACGTCTACGCGGTCGACGTCCGATCGGGCGAGTCGACGTGGCGATTCGAACCCGCGGGCTACGTCTCGTCCTCGCTGGCGCTCGCCGACGACGTCCTGTTCTTCGGGACGTGGGGCAAGCGCTTCTACGCCGTCGACGCCCCGACCGGCGAGGAGCTGTGGTCGACCGAGGTGGGCCACCGGTTCGGGTCGTCCTCGCCGGTCGTCGTCGGCGGGACCGTCTACGTCGGCACCATCGGCGACGGGCCGCTCGTCGTCAGCGGTGACGAGGACGAAGAACAGTACGAGGCGTGTGCGTTACTCGCGCTGGACGCCGCGACCGGCGACGAACGGTGGCGATACGACGACTTCGGCGAGAAGGACAACGTCGACTCCTCGCCGGCCGTCGCGAACGGTCGCGTGTACTTCGGCGGCGACGACGGGGTGTACGCGCTCGACACCGACGACGGGTCGGTGGTGTGGGAGCGCCAGGTCGCGGTCCACTCGGATTCCTCGCCCGCCATCGCGGACGGCCTCGTCTACTACGGGGGACCATCGAACGGTGACGACGGACCGCCAGCGACGCTGTGGGCACTGGACGCAACGACCGGCGAGACCGAATGGACGGCTGGCATCGACGACGACAGTCTCCGGGCCTCCCCGGCCGTCGCCGACGGGACCGTCTACGTCCCGGCGTCCTCGATGCGACTCTGTCTCGATAGCGGCGGTGACGACGGCGATTGCGAAGGCGAGACGCTTGGACGCCTCTACGCCGTCGACGCGACGACCGGCGACCACCAGTGGCGTGCTCCAATCAAAACAGACACGCGGTCGTCACCGGCCGTCACGGACGACACGGTGTACGTGGGCTGTCGGAACGGCGTCTCGGCCGTGACCACCGACGGCGAACCGGCGTGGCGAATCGACTTCGAGAGTGAGGACGAGAACGCGCCATACGTCGACTCCTCGCCAGCAGTCTCGGACGACGTCGTCTGTATCGGAGCCTCTGACGGAACGCTCCGGGCGATAACGAGTTCGTGA
- a CDS encoding zinc-binding dehydrogenase: protein MVTEMTAYVIESYGDPDVFERTTREVPEPAADELRVDVAASSLNPVDYKIRQGEIPDFTPEFPATLHCDVSGVVDAVGEDVEQFEPGDEVYGMPGGAGRQGALADYVVGHAGTFARAPESIPLEDAASLPVVALTAWELLTDKATVGIDDDLLVYGASGGVGHIGVQLGRWFGADVTATGSTEEKRDFAEKLGADHTVDYTATDVEAYVEAYADGDGFDVVFDPVGDDHLQTAFEAVRPFGAVVTTESSSTQDISALHANSLELGVVLVILPVLLGDRQARIGAELADIASLVDDGAVEPHVDERFAFEDIADAHRLGEAGDFRGKILLVNE, encoded by the coding sequence ATGGTCACCGAGATGACCGCGTACGTGATCGAGTCGTACGGCGACCCCGACGTCTTCGAACGAACGACCCGCGAGGTCCCCGAGCCGGCTGCCGACGAACTCCGGGTCGACGTCGCCGCCTCCAGCCTCAATCCCGTCGACTACAAGATCCGTCAGGGCGAGATCCCCGACTTCACACCCGAGTTTCCCGCGACGCTCCACTGCGACGTCTCCGGCGTCGTCGACGCCGTCGGTGAGGACGTCGAACAGTTCGAGCCGGGCGACGAGGTGTACGGGATGCCCGGCGGTGCGGGGCGGCAGGGCGCGCTTGCCGACTACGTCGTCGGGCACGCCGGCACGTTCGCTCGCGCGCCGGAGTCGATCCCGCTCGAGGACGCCGCGTCGCTCCCAGTCGTCGCACTCACTGCGTGGGAACTGCTCACCGACAAAGCGACGGTCGGCATCGACGACGACCTGCTCGTCTACGGCGCCAGCGGCGGCGTCGGCCACATCGGCGTCCAGCTCGGCAGATGGTTCGGCGCGGACGTGACGGCGACGGGCTCGACCGAGGAGAAGCGCGACTTCGCCGAGAAACTCGGCGCGGACCACACCGTCGACTACACGGCGACCGACGTCGAGGCGTACGTCGAAGCGTACGCCGACGGCGACGGCTTCGACGTGGTGTTCGACCCGGTCGGCGACGACCACCTGCAGACGGCGTTCGAGGCGGTCCGACCGTTCGGCGCCGTCGTCACGACGGAGTCGAGTTCGACCCAGGACATCTCGGCGCTGCACGCCAACTCGCTCGAACTCGGCGTCGTGCTCGTCATCCTGCCGGTGCTGCTCGGCGATCGACAGGCGCGCATCGGTGCGGAACTCGCCGACATCGCGTCGCTCGTCGACGACGGCGCCGTCGAGCCCCACGTCGACGAGCGGTTCGCCTTCGAAGACATCGCGGACGCACACCGACTCGGCGAAGCGGGCGACTTCCGCGGGAAGATCCTGCTCGTCAACGAATGA
- a CDS encoding response regulator has protein sequence MGDEISVLHVDDEPGLAEMVGEFLERESDRLTVTAATSATGALEKLADHDFECIISDYEMPGRDGIEFLTDVREEYPDLPFVLYTGNGSEEIASDAISTGATDYLQKESGTGQYAVLANKVTNAVEQYRTQRDQERRHERRKRQSDALLDLTTDDAVTTGDFDRAIERITETAAAVLDISRINVWFFDDDRETLQCLDHFDTTADSHADEGELVVEDYPEYVETVESNRVIVAPDAFEDHRTAELDEYLQKHDVRALLDATIRSEGEPIGVVCHEHVGSTREWTEDEIEFATNIADLVHRAWRNREHVQRTSELEKTQARFRALTENTTHAVVTIDDESTIQYVTEPIEDILGYPSDELLHESLLTILPERFSENHRDAVTRYLQDGTRRLEWDSIELPGRHRDGHEVPLGITFGEARIDDEHRFTALIRDITERKERERRLRGLNETANRLMTPDTRERVAEIGVEAAATVLGLDASAIQLYDAEQDALVPVAGTDAAYEIVGELPTFTEGNSIAWRTYEKGEVLALDDVHEDPDVYDSETPIRSELHLPLGSHGIMLAGSETPEEFDQHDIVFGEILADAITAALEQVERTEQLRARERELSRQNERLETFASIVSHDLRNPLNVAAGELELAREENESDHLDAVASAHERMDTLINELLTLARHGEEIHDIESVDLAALTERCWQSVATAEATLSIDTDQRVQADRSRLRQLFENLIRNGVEHGGETVTITVGQREDGFYVEDDGPGIPDHERDDVFEVGYSTTADGTGIGLAIVDQVADAHGWDVRMTDGSDGGTRFEITGLSEHPT, from the coding sequence ATGGGCGACGAGATCTCGGTCCTCCACGTCGACGACGAGCCGGGGCTCGCCGAGATGGTGGGTGAATTTCTCGAACGCGAATCGGACAGGCTCACTGTCACCGCCGCAACGAGTGCGACCGGGGCACTCGAGAAGCTTGCAGACCACGACTTCGAGTGTATCATTTCCGACTACGAAATGCCAGGACGCGATGGCATCGAATTTCTCACCGACGTCCGCGAGGAGTACCCCGACCTCCCGTTCGTTCTCTATACGGGCAACGGGAGCGAGGAAATCGCTAGCGACGCCATCTCCACCGGCGCGACTGATTACCTCCAAAAGGAGTCCGGCACGGGTCAGTACGCAGTTCTCGCGAACAAGGTCACGAACGCCGTCGAACAGTACCGCACGCAACGCGACCAGGAGCGTCGCCACGAGCGGCGGAAACGACAGAGCGATGCGCTCCTCGATCTGACGACGGACGACGCCGTGACGACCGGTGATTTCGATCGAGCGATCGAGCGGATCACCGAGACCGCTGCTGCCGTGTTGGACATCTCGCGTATCAACGTCTGGTTCTTCGACGACGACCGGGAGACGCTCCAGTGTCTGGACCACTTCGATACGACGGCAGATAGTCACGCGGATGAAGGCGAACTCGTCGTGGAGGACTACCCCGAGTACGTCGAGACGGTGGAGTCGAATCGGGTGATCGTCGCTCCCGACGCGTTCGAGGACCACCGGACGGCAGAACTCGACGAGTACCTCCAAAAACACGACGTGCGGGCGTTACTGGACGCGACGATTCGTTCCGAAGGCGAACCTATCGGCGTGGTCTGTCACGAACACGTCGGTAGCACGCGAGAGTGGACCGAGGACGAAATCGAGTTCGCCACCAATATCGCCGATCTCGTCCACCGTGCGTGGCGAAATCGAGAGCACGTCCAGCGCACGTCCGAACTCGAGAAGACACAGGCCCGGTTTCGGGCGCTGACGGAAAACACGACGCACGCAGTCGTGACGATCGACGACGAGAGCACGATTCAGTACGTGACTGAGCCCATCGAGGATATTCTGGGATATCCGTCAGACGAACTGCTCCACGAGTCGTTGCTGACGATCCTGCCCGAACGATTTAGCGAAAACCACAGAGACGCCGTCACCCGGTATCTCCAGGACGGGACCAGGCGGTTGGAGTGGGACTCGATCGAACTTCCCGGACGCCACCGTGACGGCCACGAGGTTCCACTCGGGATCACGTTCGGGGAAGCGAGAATCGACGACGAACACCGGTTCACGGCCCTCATCAGAGACATCACCGAGCGAAAAGAGCGTGAACGCCGGCTCCGAGGACTCAACGAAACGGCGAACCGTCTCATGACGCCCGATACGCGTGAACGGGTCGCCGAGATCGGCGTCGAAGCGGCCGCCACGGTCCTCGGGCTGGATGCGAGCGCGATACAACTCTACGACGCGGAACAGGACGCGCTCGTCCCCGTGGCTGGAACCGACGCTGCCTACGAAATCGTGGGTGAACTGCCGACGTTCACCGAAGGAAACAGTATCGCCTGGCGTACCTACGAAAAGGGAGAAGTGCTCGCGCTCGACGACGTCCACGAAGATCCCGACGTCTACGATTCAGAGACGCCGATCAGGAGCGAACTCCACTTGCCCCTCGGCAGCCACGGTATCATGCTCGCCGGTTCGGAAACGCCCGAGGAATTCGACCAGCACGACATCGTCTTCGGTGAAATCCTCGCTGACGCCATCACTGCGGCACTGGAACAGGTCGAGCGAACCGAACAGCTGCGTGCTCGCGAACGGGAATTGAGCCGACAGAACGAGCGGTTAGAAACGTTCGCCAGCATCGTGAGTCACGACCTCCGAAATCCGTTGAACGTCGCAGCTGGTGAACTAGAACTGGCCCGCGAGGAGAACGAGAGCGACCACCTCGACGCGGTCGCCAGCGCACACGAACGCATGGACACGCTGATAAACGAATTGCTGACGTTGGCTCGACACGGCGAGGAAATACACGACATCGAATCGGTCGACCTGGCGGCCCTGACCGAGCGATGCTGGCAGAGTGTCGCCACTGCCGAGGCGACGCTTTCTATCGACACCGACCAACGGGTGCAAGCGGATCGAAGTCGCCTCAGGCAACTCTTCGAGAACCTCATCCGAAACGGGGTCGAACACGGTGGCGAGACGGTGACGATCACGGTCGGCCAGAGAGAAGACGGATTCTACGTGGAAGATGACGGCCCCGGCATCCCCGACCACGAACGTGACGACGTGTTCGAAGTGGGGTACTCGACGACCGCCGATGGGACCGGAATCGGGCTCGCGATAGTCGACCAGGTCGCCGATGCACATGGGTGGGACGTCCGTATGACCGACGGATCCGACGGCGGTACCAGATTCGAGATTACCGGCCTCTCCGAGCATCCGACGTAA
- a CDS encoding homing endonuclease associated repeat-containing protein, whose product MSPARIPDGTLEVDLHRLGEQLDRIPRARAVEPDGQYSLPTNYNYFESFGDALAQAGFSPKSRDHSSKHQAKPIGVASGQTLSGFSLVSRVPQATVQQR is encoded by the coding sequence ATGAGTCCCGCACGAATCCCCGATGGAACACTCGAAGTGGACCTCCATCGGTTGGGCGAGCAACTCGACCGGATTCCGCGGGCGCGAGCTGTCGAACCCGACGGCCAGTACTCCCTGCCGACTAACTACAACTACTTCGAGAGCTTCGGCGACGCGCTCGCACAGGCTGGCTTTTCGCCGAAATCGCGAGACCACAGTTCGAAGCACCAGGCAAAACCGATCGGAGTCGCATCGGGACAGACACTGTCTGGATTCTCACTGGTTTCGAGAGTCCCACAAGCAACGGTGCAGCAACGGTAG
- a CDS encoding MFS transporter: MSDVSDRSDVPWRSRTVQAVLLSTALAPLGVPLISPTLPVFRDTFALTEAQASLLVSGYFLVGIVLSPFVGVLADRIGRKRVLVAGLGTFGLVGGAIAFAPSFEVVLALRVIQGTGAAAIFITTVTIIGDSFDGPQRTAVLGVNVAVLSATAALFPVLGGFLVTLGWSVPFLTYFAAIPVALFVSLSLEEPVQTSPGRGVGYLRDAVVAITTPSTLALFAITFLTEFLAFGVIFTALPFLLESVLTPVLVGVVLLTAETTAMVAASGSGRLARRLSSLQLIAIGFACYGAGFLIFALTTWIGAVVVAAVVAGAGVGLLLPSVDAALSDRTDPPYRAGAFSLRNSTTFLGRFAGPITFAGLAGTGGLGYVPLLIVSGVLAIGAAVLTGLVASQTPFLPNSPTLPRE, from the coding sequence ATGAGCGACGTCTCGGATCGCAGTGACGTGCCGTGGCGATCCCGGACCGTCCAGGCCGTCTTGCTGAGTACGGCCCTGGCCCCCCTCGGCGTTCCGCTCATCAGCCCCACCCTGCCGGTGTTCCGTGATACCTTCGCCCTGACGGAGGCCCAGGCGAGTTTGCTCGTGAGCGGCTACTTTCTGGTCGGAATCGTCCTCTCGCCGTTCGTGGGCGTTCTCGCCGATCGCATCGGACGCAAGCGCGTGCTCGTCGCCGGACTCGGCACGTTCGGCCTCGTCGGTGGCGCGATCGCGTTCGCCCCGTCGTTCGAGGTCGTACTCGCGCTTCGAGTGATACAGGGGACCGGCGCGGCTGCGATCTTCATCACGACCGTGACGATCATCGGAGACTCCTTCGACGGGCCCCAGCGGACCGCCGTCCTCGGTGTCAACGTCGCCGTCCTCTCGGCTACTGCTGCGTTGTTCCCCGTCCTCGGTGGCTTCCTCGTGACGCTCGGCTGGTCCGTCCCGTTCCTCACGTACTTCGCCGCGATTCCCGTCGCGCTGTTCGTCTCTCTGTCACTCGAGGAGCCAGTGCAAACGTCGCCGGGTCGCGGCGTCGGGTATCTCAGGGATGCAGTCGTCGCTATTACGACCCCGTCGACGCTCGCACTGTTCGCGATAACCTTCCTGACGGAGTTTCTCGCGTTCGGCGTCATCTTCACCGCGCTCCCGTTCCTCCTCGAGTCCGTCCTGACCCCGGTACTCGTCGGAGTCGTTCTCCTGACCGCGGAAACGACCGCTATGGTCGCCGCGAGTGGGAGTGGACGGCTGGCTCGACGGCTGTCGTCGCTCCAGCTGATCGCCATCGGCTTCGCGTGCTACGGCGCCGGATTCCTGATTTTCGCGCTCACGACGTGGATCGGGGCCGTCGTCGTCGCGGCCGTCGTTGCGGGTGCTGGAGTCGGGTTGCTCTTGCCGAGCGTCGATGCGGCGCTGAGTGACCGGACCGACCCGCCGTACCGAGCCGGTGCGTTCAGCCTGCGGAACAGTACGACGTTTCTCGGTCGATTCGCCGGTCCCATCACGTTCGCCGGTCTCGCCGGCACTGGCGGCCTCGGGTACGTCCCACTCCTGATCGTATCTGGCGTACTCGCGATCGGGGCGGCAGTACTCACGGGCCTCGTCGCGAGCCAGACGCCCTTCCTCCCGAATTCCCCGACACTCCCGAGAGAATGA
- a CDS encoding FAD-binding oxidoreductase, which translates to MTLMSEYPSTRDVFELEAHLETLRTELRGEILLPADDDYDVVRSVWNGMIDRKPSVIARCTGTRDVVATVDFAREHDLAVSIHGGGHNVAGNAVSDGGLMIDLSRMNGVRVDREDRTVRVEGGAVLGDVDHETQLFGLATPLGAVSETGVAGLTLNGGYGHLSREHGLACDNLTEVDIVTADGEVRTASEDRNEDLFWAIRGGGGNFGVVTSFEYDLHEVGPEVYATFVWYHADDAAMWLDRFRDWADSAPRTAGVLPFTAHVPELDEFPEESWGEPALAFLGSYRGDLDEATDVYAPLLDTERAIADFSGRTSFEDLQAMLDEDYPDGMRYYWKSTYLTELSDEVVDVVRRYNEEAPSTLSTIDIWSLGGAVSDVPQEATAFWHRDKPFMVNFEANWEDPDDDDENVQWAREGLAELEELPVAAGRYGNFPGLGEDPTTALFGDNYDRLVDVKIKYDPENRFRFNQNVAPRSGSD; encoded by the coding sequence ATAACTTTGATGAGCGAGTATCCCTCGACCAGAGACGTATTTGAACTCGAAGCGCACCTGGAGACGTTGCGAACGGAACTCCGGGGGGAAATCCTCCTTCCGGCGGACGACGACTACGACGTGGTTCGGTCCGTGTGGAACGGGATGATAGACCGCAAGCCGTCGGTAATCGCGCGATGTACGGGAACGAGAGACGTCGTCGCGACCGTCGACTTCGCCCGAGAGCACGACCTGGCCGTCTCGATCCACGGCGGCGGCCACAACGTCGCGGGCAACGCCGTCTCCGACGGCGGGCTGATGATCGACCTCTCGCGGATGAACGGCGTTCGGGTCGACCGAGAGGATCGGACGGTCCGCGTCGAGGGCGGTGCAGTCCTCGGCGACGTCGACCACGAGACGCAGTTGTTCGGGCTGGCCACGCCCCTCGGGGCCGTCTCGGAGACGGGCGTCGCCGGCCTGACGCTCAACGGCGGCTACGGGCACCTCTCCAGAGAGCACGGACTTGCCTGTGACAACCTGACCGAGGTCGATATCGTGACTGCGGACGGCGAGGTGCGGACGGCGAGCGAGGACCGCAACGAGGACCTGTTCTGGGCCATCCGCGGCGGTGGCGGCAACTTCGGGGTGGTCACCTCCTTCGAGTACGACCTCCACGAGGTCGGTCCCGAGGTGTACGCGACGTTCGTGTGGTATCACGCCGACGACGCTGCGATGTGGCTCGACCGGTTTCGCGACTGGGCTGACTCCGCACCGCGAACGGCGGGTGTGCTCCCGTTTACCGCCCACGTACCCGAACTGGATGAGTTCCCCGAGGAGTCGTGGGGCGAACCCGCGCTCGCATTTCTCGGGTCCTACCGGGGAGACCTCGACGAGGCGACCGACGTCTACGCCCCGCTACTCGATACCGAAAGGGCGATCGCCGATTTCAGCGGGCGAACGTCCTTCGAGGACCTCCAGGCGATGCTCGACGAGGACTATCCGGACGGGATGCGATACTACTGGAAGTCGACGTATCTCACGGAACTGTCCGACGAAGTCGTGGACGTCGTCCGCCGGTACAACGAGGAGGCGCCGTCGACGCTGTCCACGATCGACATCTGGTCGCTCGGGGGCGCCGTCAGCGACGTCCCGCAGGAGGCGACCGCGTTCTGGCACCGCGACAAGCCGTTCATGGTGAACTTCGAGGCGAACTGGGAGGACCCGGACGACGACGACGAAAACGTCCAGTGGGCGCGGGAGGGCCTCGCCGAACTGGAGGAGCTGCCGGTCGCCGCCGGTCGCTACGGGAATTTCCCCGGCCTCGGCGAGGACCCGACCACGGCGCTGTTCGGAGACAACTACGACCGGCTGGTCGATGTGAAGATCAAATACGACCCCGAGAACCGCTTCCGGTTCAACCAGAACGTCGCGCCACGGAGCGGTAGCGACTGA